The following proteins come from a genomic window of Populus alba chromosome 12, ASM523922v2, whole genome shotgun sequence:
- the LOC118044756 gene encoding uncharacterized protein isoform X1: protein MGGVTSSMAAKLAFFPPNPPSYKLITDDATGLLLLDHFPHRENVDILRLPTRRGTEIVAVHVRYPMATSTLLYSHGNAADIGQMYELFIELSIHLRVNLMGYDYSGYGQSSGKPSEQNTYADIEAAYKCLEESYGAKQENIILYGQSVGSGPTVDLAARLPRLKAVVLHSPILSGLRVMYSVKRTYWFDIYKNIDKIPLVKCPVLVIHGTADEVVDCSHGKQLWELCQEKYEPLWLKGGNHCNLELYPEYLRHLKKFITTVEKSPSGRSSGRRSVDGFEQARRSTDCFEAPRKSTDRREKPRKSTDRTEKMKFHEFKFTHTDKLEKLKVSFEHMERSRRSVEYYDKSRKSVDVQVDKARKSVDWLERIR, encoded by the exons ATGGGAGGGGTGACTTCATCAATGGCTGCAAAATTAGCATTTTTTCCTCCAAACCCACCTTCATACAAGCTAATTACAGATGATGCCACTGGTCTCTTACTTCTAGACCACTTCCCTCACCGGGAAAACGTTGATATCTTGCGTCTACCAACTCGGCGAGGGACTGAGATTGTTGCTGTTCATGTTAGGTACCCAATGGCAACTTCTACTCTGCTATACTCCCATGGAAATGCAGCTGATATTGGTCAGATGTATGAGCTCTTCATCGAATTGAGTATTCATTTGCGGGTTAATCTCATGGG GTACGACTACTCTGGCTATGGACAGTCATCAGGAAAG CCCAGTGAACAAAATACATATGCAGATATTGAAGCTGCTTACAAGTGTCTTGAAGAGAGCTATGGTGCCAAGCAGGAAAATATCATCCTTTATGGCCAATCTGTTGGAAGTGGCCCCACTGTGGATCTTGCTGCGCGTTTACCTCGACTAAAAGCTGTTGTATTGCATAGTCCTATACTATCAGGGTTAAGAGTGATGTATTCTGTGAAGCGCACATACTGGTTTGACATCTACAAG AATATAGACAAAATTCCACTGGTGAAGTGTCCTGTGCTGGTAATCCAT GGAACTGCTGATGAAGTGGTTGATTGTTCTCATGGCAAGCAACTTTGGGAGCTGTGCCAAGAGAAATATGAACCTCTATGGCTCAAAGGAGGTAATCACTGTAATTTGGAGCTGTATCCAGAGTATCTTAGGCATCTAAAGAAGTTTATAACAACAGTGGAGAAATCCCCTTCTGGAAGAAGTTCCGGTAGGAGAAGTGTAGATGGGTTTGAACAGGCCAGACGAAGCACCGATTGTTTTGAGGCCCCGAGGAAGAGCACTGATCGGAGGGAGAAACCGAGGAAGAGCACTGACAGGactgaaaaaatgaaatttcacGAGTTCAAGTTTACACACACAGACAAGCTAGAAAAGTTAAAGGTCTCCTTCGAGCACATGGAGAGATCACGGAGAAGCGTGGAATATTATGATAAATCTAGAAAAAGTGTCGACGTACAGGTAGACAAAGCACGGAAGAGTGTCGACTGGTTGGAGAGAATTCGGTAA
- the LOC118044756 gene encoding uncharacterized protein isoform X2 → MGSPMRFDLSNYHARSIRCFKVESWLKELRLTSLLRTFWCSTYTHVFHLLHVLYDYSGYGQSSGKPSEQNTYADIEAAYKCLEESYGAKQENIILYGQSVGSGPTVDLAARLPRLKAVVLHSPILSGLRVMYSVKRTYWFDIYKNIDKIPLVKCPVLVIHGTADEVVDCSHGKQLWELCQEKYEPLWLKGGNHCNLELYPEYLRHLKKFITTVEKSPSGRSSGRRSVDGFEQARRSTDCFEAPRKSTDRREKPRKSTDRTEKMKFHEFKFTHTDKLEKLKVSFEHMERSRRSVEYYDKSRKSVDVQVDKARKSVDWLERIR, encoded by the exons ATGGGATCTCCTATGAGGTTTGATCTAAGCAATTATCATGCTAGATCGATTAGGTGCTTCAAGGTGGAAAGTTGGTTAAAGGAATTGAGACTAACTTCGCTGCTTAGAACTTTCTGGTGTTCTACATACACTCATGTTTTCCATCTTCTTCATGTCTT GTACGACTACTCTGGCTATGGACAGTCATCAGGAAAG CCCAGTGAACAAAATACATATGCAGATATTGAAGCTGCTTACAAGTGTCTTGAAGAGAGCTATGGTGCCAAGCAGGAAAATATCATCCTTTATGGCCAATCTGTTGGAAGTGGCCCCACTGTGGATCTTGCTGCGCGTTTACCTCGACTAAAAGCTGTTGTATTGCATAGTCCTATACTATCAGGGTTAAGAGTGATGTATTCTGTGAAGCGCACATACTGGTTTGACATCTACAAG AATATAGACAAAATTCCACTGGTGAAGTGTCCTGTGCTGGTAATCCAT GGAACTGCTGATGAAGTGGTTGATTGTTCTCATGGCAAGCAACTTTGGGAGCTGTGCCAAGAGAAATATGAACCTCTATGGCTCAAAGGAGGTAATCACTGTAATTTGGAGCTGTATCCAGAGTATCTTAGGCATCTAAAGAAGTTTATAACAACAGTGGAGAAATCCCCTTCTGGAAGAAGTTCCGGTAGGAGAAGTGTAGATGGGTTTGAACAGGCCAGACGAAGCACCGATTGTTTTGAGGCCCCGAGGAAGAGCACTGATCGGAGGGAGAAACCGAGGAAGAGCACTGACAGGactgaaaaaatgaaatttcacGAGTTCAAGTTTACACACACAGACAAGCTAGAAAAGTTAAAGGTCTCCTTCGAGCACATGGAGAGATCACGGAGAAGCGTGGAATATTATGATAAATCTAGAAAAAGTGTCGACGTACAGGTAGACAAAGCACGGAAGAGTGTCGACTGGTTGGAGAGAATTCGGTAA
- the LOC118044755 gene encoding vignain, with protein sequence MEMKKFLLVALSLALVLGITESLDFHGKDLESEESLWDLYERWRSHHTVSTCLDEKHKRFNAFKENVIHVHKTNKMDKPYKLKLNKFADMTNHEFRSVYAGSKVKRHKMLCGTTPRGNGSFMYEKVDEVPSSVDWRNKGAVTAVKDQGQCGSCWAFSTIVAVEGINYIKTNKLVSLSEQELVDCDTTENQGCHGGLMEYAFEFIKKKGGVTTESTYPYHAEDGTCDVEKVNKPVVSIDGYEKVPENDEDALLKAAANQPISVAIDAGGSDFQFYSEGVFTGECGTELDHGVAIVGFGTTLDGTKYWVVRNSWGPEWGEKGYIRMQRGISDKEGLCGIAMEASYPIKNSSTNPSGTRSSPKDEL encoded by the exons ATGGAAATGAAGAAATTCTTACTTGTTGCTCTTTCTTTAGCTTTGGTTTTAGGAATCACTGAAAGTTTGGATTTTCATGGAAAGGATTTGGAATCTGAGGAAAGTTTGTGGGATTTATATGAGAGGTGGAGGAGTCACCACACTGTTTCTACATGTCTTGATGAGAAACACAAGCGTTTCAATGCGTTCAAGGAAAATGTCATACATGTTCACAAAACTAACAAGATGGATAAGCCTTATAAGTTGAAGTTGAACAAGTTTGCAGACATGACTAACCATGAATTTAGGTCTGTTTATGCTGGCTCGAAGGTTAAACGTCATAAGATGCTTTGTGGGACGACACCTCGAGGAAATGGGAGCTTCATGTATGAGAAGGTTGACGAAGTCCCATCATCTGTTGACTGGAGGAACAAGGGTGCTGTGACTGCAGTTAAGGACCAGGGTCAATGTG GAAGTTGCTGGGCATTTTCGACCATCGTTGCAGTTGAGGGTATCAATTATATTAAGACAAACAAGCTAGTATCTTTGTCTGAACAAGAGTTGGTGGATTGTGACACTACAGAAAATCAAGGATGTCATGGAGGGCTGATGGAATATGCTTTTGAGTTCATTAAGAAAAAGGGAGGTGTAACAACAGAGTCTACTTATCCTTATCATGCTGAAGATGGAACTTGTGATGTTGAAAAG GTAAACAAGCCGGTAGTGTCTATTGATGGGTACGAGAAAGTtcctgaaaatgatgaggatgcATTGCTGAAAGCTGCTGCGAACCAACCGATATCGGTAGCCATAGATGCTGGGGGTTCAGATTTCCAGTTCTACTCGGAG GGTGTGTTTACAGGAGAATGCGGAACTGAGCTGGATCATGGAGTGGCAATTGTGGGCTTTGGAACAACTCTTGATGGAACCAAGTACTGGGTCGTGAGAAATTCCTGGGGACCTGAATGGGGGGAGAAAGGTTACATCAGGATGCAGCGTGGCATCTCTGACAAGGAGGGACTCTGTGGTATTGCAATGGAGGCTTCGTATCCCATCAAGAACTCCTCAACTAATCCTTCAGGAACCAGATCTTCCCCCAAGGATGAGCTCTAA